A window of the Apostichopus japonicus isolate 1M-3 chromosome 8, ASM3797524v1, whole genome shotgun sequence genome harbors these coding sequences:
- the LOC139971530 gene encoding uncharacterized protein isoform X2, which produces MIIGKVEEFAKSLLKAIGNDDNMQRMAADFIGQVIQREESKQAVKQLLINVMNDPKMRLQLGQTFQEIIMKAVSDHSTLTALKSALHDILQDDGTKEAVKGLLRDVFAQDEIIAFTSEFIKEVIKSESVLTQATSLGKQVTQNVITDPTIQEVTSDTIWQAVKSSVVPRWFRGQDKVAETDIPKDEPWQS; this is translated from the exons ATGATCATCGGCAAAGTCGAAGAGTTCGCTAAAAGTCTCTTAAAAGCCATCGGTAACGATGACAACATGCAGAGGATGGCAGCAGACTTTATAGGACAAGTGATACAGAGGGAAGAATCGAAACAAGCCGTCAAACAGCTCTTGATAAACGTCATGAATGACCCTAAGATGAGACTTCAACTAGGGCAGACTTTCCAGGAAATTATAATGAAAGCTGTCAGTGACCATTCTACTTTGACGGCTCTGAAATCTGCATTGCATGACATTTTACAAGATGATGGAACTAAGGAAGCTGTTAAGGGACTTCTTCGGGATGTCTTTGCTCAAGATGAGATCATTGCCTTCACATCCGAGTTCATTAAGGAGGTTATCAAATCTGAATCAGTCCTTACCCAAGCAACGTCTTTGG GAAAGCAAGTTACACAGAATGTGATCACGGACCCGACCATTCAGGAAGTGACTAGTGACACCATTTGGCAAGCCGTTAAGTCTTCGGTGGTACCTAGATGGTTCCGAGGTCAAGACAAAGTGGCGGAGACTGATATACCCAAAGACGAACCGTGGCAGTCATGA